One window of Triticum dicoccoides isolate Atlit2015 ecotype Zavitan chromosome 5A, WEW_v2.0, whole genome shotgun sequence genomic DNA carries:
- the LOC119302077 gene encoding protein TIC 62, chloroplastic-like, whose amino-acid sequence MSPYATSVLFTPCMDTGRGDEEGAPRYPSPEHAAAPRRTPHIAPRRDTRPRAAAAGAGDQGNPSDVRGVTGAVESYSGSIDMEAKAAAVSLSAPLPRCRVAGGNGPLACSASARRSRRCGYHHGAPLISLARPSSSARSFPAGRVYAMAAAATAPVKEQDLVFVAGATGKVGSRTVRELIKLGFRVRAAVRSKERASPLVQSVERLELGEGSAPASRLELVECDLEKQGEAGIKAAIGDAALVVCSIGASEKEILDVTGPYRIDYVATANLVRAAAKAGVEHFVLVTSLGTTRFGFPAALLNLFWGVLCWKKMAEEALVASGVPYTIVRPGGMERPTDAYKETHNLVVSPRDTYVGGLVSNLQVAELIACVAKNRRAAYCKVVELVAETTAPLLPTEDLLARVPSDPGRAPPPAKESPPAAAAAPAPVAAPPAPAPAPAPAPPAPAPAPAAAAAPPAPAPTAEPAPAAAAKAERPLSPYAAYEGLKPPSSPTPSFSSGTTGQALKESPPAPVPAPAPAAPAPPPPPPAAPAAAAKPRPLSPYAAYEGLKPPSSPTPSRSSSKKQDAGDSPSPPPTAASPDAATSTTAEAAAESSSPLLDSNPNGAPPTAPATGDPGRPLSPYARYEDLKPPTTPTPSAPKV is encoded by the exons ATGTCCCCATATGCCACCTCGGTTCTCTTCACTCCTTGCATGGACACTGGACGAGGGGATGAGGAGGGGGCCCCACGTTATCCCAGCCCGGAGCACGCGGCCGCGCCACGTCGGACACCACACATCGCCCCTCGACGCGATACGAGGCCACGAGCAGCCGCCGCGGGGGCCGGAGATCAGGGGAATCCGAGTGACGTCCGGGGAGTAACTGGAGCGGTGGAGAGCTACAGCGGCTCGATCGACATGGAGGCCAAGGCCGCCGCCGTGTCCCTGTCGGCGCCGCTGCCCCGGTGCCGCGTCGCCGGCGGCAACGGCCCGCTCGCGTGCTCTGCGTCTGCGCGCAGGTCGCGCAGGTGCGGGTATCACCATGGCGCTCCTCTTATATCGCTCGCTCGCCCCTCCTCCTCTGCTCGCTCCTTCCCCGCCGGCCGCGTCTACGCGATGGCCGCGGCCGCCACGGCGCCGGTGAAGGAGCAGGACCTCGTCTTCGTTGCCGGTGCCACGGGGAAGGTCGGCTCCCGAACCGTAAG GGAGCTCATCAAGCTTGGCTTCCGCGTCCGCGCGGCCGTCCGGAGCAAGGAGAGGGCGTCGCCCCTCGTGCAGAGCGTGGAGCGGCTGGAGCTCGGCGAAGGGAGCGCCCCGGCCTCGAGGCTGGAGCTGGTCGAGTGCGACCTGGAGAAGCAGGGCGAGGCGGGCATCAAGGCGGCCATCGGCGACGCGGCGCTCGTGGTGTGCTCCATCGGCGCCAGCGAGAAGGAGATCCTCGACGTCACGGGGCCCTACCGCATCGACTACGTGGCCACCGCCAACCTCGTGCGCGCCGCGGCCAAGGCCGGCGTCGAGCACTTCGTCCTCGTCACCTCCCTCGGCACCACCAGATTCGGCTTCCCGGCCGCCCTCCTCAA CTtgttctggggcgttctgtgctggaagaagatggcggaggaggcgCTGGTGGCCAGCGGCGTCCCGTACACGATCGTGCGGCCGGGGGGCATGGAGAGGCCGACGGACGCGTACAAGGAGACGCACAACCTGGTGGTGTCGCCGCGGGACACGTACGTCGGCGGCCTGGTGTCCAACCTGCAGGTCGCGGAGCTTATCGCGTGCGTGGCCAAGAACCGGAGGGCGGCGTACTGCAAGGTGGTGGAGCTAGTGGCTGAGACCACCGCGCCGCTGCTGCCCACGGAGGACCTCCTCGCCAGAGTCCCCTCCGACCCCGGCAGGGCACCGCCCCCGGCGAAGGAGTCGCCTCCCGCAGCAGCGGCGGCACCAGCACCAGTTGCAGCACCTCCAGCACCGGCACCGGCACCGGCACCGGCACCTCCAGCACCGGCACCGGCACCAGCAGCTGCTGCAGCACCTCCAGCACCGGCACCGACAGCTGAACCAGCACCAGCTGCAGCAGCAAAAGCAGAGCGGCCACTCTCGCCCTACGCGGC GTACGAAGGGTTGAAGCCGCCATCGTCCCCAACACCCAGCTTTAGCAGCGGCACCACCGGTCAGGCGCTGAAGGAGTCGCCCCCTGCACCTGTACCGGCACCAGCACCAGCTGCTccggctcctcctccacctcctccggccGCTCCCGCTGCTGCTGCAAAGCCGCGGCCGCTCTCACCCTACGCGGC GTACGAGGGGCTGAAGCCACCGTCTTCCCCGACACCCAGCAGGAGCAGCAGCAAGAAACAGGATGCCGGTGattctccatcgccgccgcccactGCCGCCTCTCCGGATGCAGCGACTAGCACGACCGCCGAGGCTGCAGCCGAGTCGTCGTCGCCGCTGTTGGATTCCAACCCCAACGGTGCTCCTCCCACCGCCCCCGCCACTGGTGATCCAGGGCGCCCGCTTTCACCATACGCCAG GTACGAAGACCTGAAACCTCCAACCACGCCAACTCCATCCGCGCCCAAAGTATAG